Genomic segment of Labrus mixtus chromosome 1, fLabMix1.1, whole genome shotgun sequence:
aaacacacatacacagtgttcagtTCATCCAATTTCAGTATGATGTAAAAagtttgataaaaaatacatatatattaatttTCAAGTGGGCTTTTGGGTACCCTGCTTCATTATGGTTAACCCAGGAACATTAAGACACCACAGTTTAAACCAATGCACAAAACAAACCAAGACGGGAAGCTAGTCCTCAAtcagagcagagaacaacaccAGGCAAAGTGCAACATCCTGCCGTCGTCTTCAGACTTAAGCATCTTTCACATCTGACTCGTCGTCCTGCTTGCGATCGGTCATCCGAGCACATCGAGGGCATGTTGTGGAGTTGTCATAGTAACAATCTCTGAAGAGACACATAACAATCACAAAGATACATTATGTTCATGATGTcgattttgtgtcattttatacatttcatttttagtgTTAGGACAGTTTGACTGTATTGCTGCAATCAGTGTGTTGAGTAGAACAAACTCATTCATGTCTGGTTTATTTCACTGTATGCAGATTATTCCGCTGTGTCTTTGGGATAATATGCAGCTCCACCGAGGCAGGGAATAAATACTTATTCAGGGCTGAGGCTGTGTGTTCTTGGACCAGTTACATTACATTGACCAGAACATTACAGTTCCTGTAAATGTACAGTCTGTATGATTCAGTCTGACATGTTGGTGGTGATGACTGACCTGTGGAAGACGGCAGAGCAGTCATAGCAGACCGAGGTGTGACTGTCAAAAGGAAACAGGATGTCTCCCTCTTTACACAGCTCACATACAAATCCTTTGGCCTGACAACGCTACAgacaaaaaataacagaaagtcAGGTTTTCAGAAAGGCATATATGTTTTCCACTCTAGACAATAATCCAGCTGTCAAAAGTGTCTATTGCTTTATAGTAAAAATCATAATATGAAGTTACATGTGATACATACAAAAGAAATACACTTCCTTAAAGAAAAGTTAGTATTTTCTTTGTGCTTTGACTTTGAACTCACATCACAGTCAAGTTTGATGTGCTTTGCAAACGTGGTGTGTATCTCTGTGAGGGAGCAGCTGAGTCTGCCACTGGAAATGTCGATCAAATCCTGCAGTGAGTACATGTCATCGTTCTCTACAAAGTGCTGCCGATCTTGAAgctgtgaaacacaaacaaaactattgatgatgatcatgatgaaATAGTGCATAATGAAACATATCAAACCTGCACACCGCTGGACAAAATATAGActagaacagtttttttttatctttttgtgaAAATATAGAACAAAAAAGACTTTTTGAACAGAACATGTAACAACAGCTAAAATGTCGAGTATTGTGCAGATGTGCAAACTTTTTGATCTCCTGAAGCTTGTTGCTTGATCACGCCCCCTCATTGCAGGAAGTTTTTCCACCAGAGTCTGACGCTATAATGACTCTTTCTACCTTTATATCGATGCTAAGTGTAACTTGACATATTCACAGTGTGAATGAACGAGAGTAGAAGAACTGCCgagcagaaaacataatgcagcagcttcattacatgcATAAAGATCACATCAGTCAACATGCCGTCCCTGTGATATAGACTTCATCACCTCCTCCCGCTCACAAttcattttcctgaatattaactgctgtgttctcacaaaGGCTCACCCTGACTCTATGCAGGGAAAGAAACATTCCAGATGTCCCCAAAATCTTTGGGAAAATTGCAGGAGTTGTGTACATGCGTGAAAAGTGCTAAAGTCTCAATCTTACATCAAGAACCTTTTTTCAATGCAGCCCAAATACTCAACTTTCACCAGATGATGGTGCTGTTGTAACATATTACTCAGTGGTGTCTAATAGTCATATCATGTCTGTGTGACACTTAAACTTGATCATGCAGAGAATATGTGCTGACTGCTGAGTACATAATGTGGAGAGTTTCTGACCTGTAGTAATAGCCGAGCCTCCATGGCCTCCTTACAAGTAATGAAATAAGGTTTCATCAGCAGAATGTCTTGTCGAAGTTTCTGtgacaaagacacaaagtaacacacacattaatgttGAACTAAGTTGCACTTCATGCCAATAGTTCTTGTAGGTTTCACATTTCTCATCACTGCATGTGCTAGCAGAAATCCATAAATGGGTTCcaaaaactgtgacatcaatATAAGTTACATTATTTTNNNNNNNNNNNNNNNNNNNNNNNNNNNNNNNNNNNNNNNNNNNNNNNNNNNNNNNNNNNNNNNNNNNNNNNNNNNNNNNNNNNNNNNNNNNNNNNNNNNNNNNNNNNNNNNNNNNNNNNNNNNNNNNNNNNNNNNNNNNNNNNNNNNNNNNNNNNNNNNNNNNNNNNNNNNNNNNNNNNNNNNNNNNNNNNNNNNNNNNNTCGGGCGTTACAGTTGCTGATGACAGAATGACACAGAGTaacttaaaacataaaatgactCCATGGCACCATGACGTCTCACAGATGCATACATAAAAGATGGACTGACTATGGTATTGTGAATATATTCAGAATATTTCTTGGTGGCGGTTCAGGGTACCTTTCGTGGTTCAAACTCCCAGTTGTGGATGACCCGAGCTGGTACGATGGCTGTATCGTTCCAGTGGCATGTGCTGCAGTAATACTGGCCTGTGTAGTCACACTGTCTGGCTTCACTTGGCACGCCccctagaaaataaatatgtgagTCAAACTGTGAAACAAAGGGAAGCAAGATGCAACACCCTGGTtacagctcctgtgaggagctttATATgctaatgaaacagactgaaatgaatactgaagcctctaaataaagagaaagagcATCAGCTCTGTCTGTTCTGCTGCAATCATAGAggcacttaaaaacaaaaaaattgccttttttttttttcttttcccaggcaacattcacagtgagtgatacgTTAGACACTAAATAAGACTGCAggagatttttttgttaaagaaaactATTTGCACATGTATAGGACAAGTTAAGCTAAGAGATCAGACTTAGTCATATCAACCAAAAGGAAATTTGTTATATCCAAATTcaaaactcctgtgaggaacttttggttcgttttgatttttgtcgccccctgtggacaaagtgtaaAACATATCTTATTTATTTGCTGATATTTTCCACTACATGAGTAggaagtatttttaaaaaaaaaaggaaatctcatcctgctttcttcaaAGTCAAATGGATCACTTACTGTGAATATTTGCTTTAGAAAATATCAACAACAGCTATTTCCTGAAGCGTCTGTTTGTCCGACATTAACTCCTGCCAGAAAGGACAAGCATCAGATCTAGCTATAAAGAAATAGACAATCGTATTATTGatagtcttgtttgcttttgtgcgTCATGAAGAGGCAACAGTAAGTCTGTTTTATAATCCCTTTAACACTTCATCACAGCGTCTGCTTCCATATTTTCACTCTAAGATCAGAAACCAACACAGTACAGTTCCTACTCACTCAGTGAAATAGGTGTGCGACATTCGGCACAGCGGTAGTCTTGCCGGTCCAGTCCTATCTCAGGACAGATGCTGAGCTCATACGCTGACTGGtggctgacctttgaccttacACAGGGCTTGATGATCAGGTTCATACACTTGCTATGGCAACGATAATAGCAACCTGAAGAAAAATCACATGGCAtgatattttttgtgtgtgtacaaagaGTAGTACAAAGACACTATCAAGCTCCACAACTCAGAAAATCAATTCTGAGAAAATGAACTGAACCTCGGGCAATATAAAACAATTAATCAAATTGAAAGCATGTGAGCAACTCTAAAAGCACAGGGTGAACTCTTGATCTTGCTAATCAGCAGATTTTTAGCGTGTGAAAAAATTGGTGACTTTAAAAAATCGACTTCCCTGTAAAATGTGGTGTTTCATAATGTTGGGACTACATCATCTCCACAGAACTATTGTGGAGTGATATCACTGGATAGTGTATCTCACCTGTGCAGGTATACCAGGTCTGGATAAGGCCCCAGATGATAGTGCTACACTTGTCACAAGTCTGTTTCACACTCTTGCTCTTCTCTTTTGAGAATCGATGTTCCAGTAAAGTTCGTAGATTGGGCTCATCCTCCTCAGGGTCCTTTGAGGGCACAAGAACAAAATTCACCGAGAGCATAAACAGTCAGTTTAAAGTTGTTTAAGTTATTGATAAAGTGGTGTGTATTTGCTTTAAAACTGTGATCTGAGACAAACTcattatatttaaagaaaaatcataATCCTTCTGTTGTCTCTGCATGATTCTCCAGAAGCATCAAAGACTCTCTTTTTAAGTTGAATCACGCAATGTAACAAAACAATATTATGTAACATAGAATACACTGTTGTATCTTATATGAAGCTTCCTTTACACGATATGGTCCTAATTGATTTAATGTCATCTATAAAAGAAAGGATTTAATCCTTTTAAACAAGCTCAGTGGTTGaagtgacattttgttttctaaaatatgCATTCAATTCCAGACATGACTCCAAAGTCATTAATTTATTATCTGATTCCTGTATGTATAGCCCGAAACACTAGTAATGATACACTAATTACCAAAACTCTCAAGAAACAGACACTGCTAAAATACGAGAAGGTTTTGCAGGATGTTGCTGATCTCCAAAcaaagattgttttgtttttttcttatcaccTAACCTGTGTCCATGAATGCTGTGATGTTTGCTGTGATTTATCTCTTTCAGGGCATTGGCCATAAGATCAGCATTAATCTAATAAGGAAAGTCTTTACCTTAAATGTGTTGTtagcataaaaaaagacttcacaACCTGGATTTCACTTAGGTGTTATAAGCTGCAGTTTGAGACTAATGTAGCCTTAGCCCACAGCTCCAGTAATCTAAAAGTCGAATGTGGTCTTCTctacatgtcagtgttttttagtATACTAGTGAAATATTAGTCACTTTTATTCCATGCATTACAGGAAAAGACCTGCTTAAAGTTTCTCCACTTCAACTCCTTTGTCCTAGCTGTCATGTCCATTTAAGGTGGCAGGTGGTGTTTAGGCAGCAGGGAAATCACTTCAAATGTCCTCCTAAACTGTTGTACCAATCACATTATACTTAAGCCCTTAATGCTATACTTTCCAAATGCACTTGATATACATACGTTTAAGAAATGCCTCTCcagaaacagaatgaaaaacatgCTTAAAGTGCTGGATTTTTATCTCCAAACAACTGTGAAAATTATTCCACAAAATCAAAAGCATGCGACTGAAATGGATCAGTTATGAATGTTCTTGTTCTGATAACATTCACAGACACAATATCATGTAACCCTCTTCTCTATTCCCTCCCATGCTCCAACCTTCAGCTCCTGCAGTTTGAGACGAAGGTGTATGAGTTTCACCACAgtgtccttctgtctctctgagtGTTCTGGCAGCTCCAGGATCAGTTTTTTACACTCCTCTATGGCCCGTTTGAGCTGTTCAATGTCCGAGGCCACAAATGAACCCTGTAGCaaaaagtagcaaaaaaaacaaaaaacagtataGTATGCATGTATTCTCAATGTATACAATATGAAACACTTTCAGAACGACAGAGTAGATTTTCTAAAACATGTGCAAAGCTTTACTCACAGGCCTTGAGAAGTGGTCTTCAGCTAGCCCCAGGTCCATGGTCCGATCTGAGCTGTGGGTTCTGGTCCCAGAGAACAGCTCTGGCCTTGATTCTGAAAAGCAGGAACCTTTGTATAAAGAAGTGTTCTCTGAAGTGTTACCGTACATAGCTGGTCTTCTAAGTGCACTCAGCCATGCATGCTAATGTCACACACATGACTGTGGCTACTCAAGAAGACAACCCTTAAACTCTGACTCAACACTGAAGACGTGAAGAAgatccacaacaacaaaaaagaagcacaaaagGAACAACTGAAATAATCTGTTGTGAAGGTAAAATTCCTATCAGTTCTGGTAATGTTTAACCAAGTCACCTGACAAGACAAACTCCTATTGTGTCATTAAAACTGCGACTCACTAAGCTGAATGAAAGCTGAAGTTCTGATCACCTTGGTTTCAGACCAATGTTTGTTCACGATTGGCTGTTCTGTTAAATAAGCCTGCACgatattagaaaaaaatgtgtaaaaacattgaatattattgcaatatcatttttttaaacatgtatccTTTTTTGCAACATGCTTCTCCTGTATGCACAAAAAAGCTTATTTTCTTTCACTGATAAATGATCACTTCTTAATCTGAGGGCAGCTCATAGCTATCTTAAGCTTCAT
This window contains:
- the def8 gene encoding LOW QUALITY PROTEIN: differentially expressed in FDCP 8 homolog (The sequence of the model RefSeq protein was modified relative to this genomic sequence to represent the inferred CDS: substituted 2 bases at 2 genomic stop codons), coding for MNMAYDERLAHFRQTRLNPFDRGEEEDDLHEGKTPPQHESRPELFSGTRTHSSDRTMDLGLAEDHFSRPGSFVASDIEQLKRAIEECKKLILELPEHSERQKDTVVKLIHLRLKLQELKDPEEDEPNLRTLLEHRFSKEKSKSVKQTCDKCSTIIWGLIQTWYTCTGCYYRCHSKCMNLIIKPCVRSKVSHQSAYELSICPEIGLDRQDYRCAECRTPISLRGVPSEARQCDYTGQYYCSTCHWNDTAIVPARVIHNWEFEPRKVPXTATKKYSEYIHNTIVMMRNVKPTRTIGMKCNLVQHXCVCYFVSLSQKLRQDILLMKPYFITCKEAMEARLLLQLQDRQHFVENDDMYSLQDLIDISSGRLSCSLTEIHTTFAKHIKLDCDRCQAKGFVCELCKEGDILFPFDSHTSVCYDCSAVFHRDCYYDNSTTCPRCARMTDRKQDDESDVKDA